A DNA window from Pseudomonas sp. B21-056 contains the following coding sequences:
- a CDS encoding IS3 family transposase (programmed frameshift) gives MTKKYRKFDAEFKLKVCKMIVDQGLSVNSVCTDLGLSDTAVRRWVQQYQTEQSGGTGIGKPLTSDQQRIRQLEQQVRELKTDNDIFKKSYGLLCPRVEVIHQLVHQIQCKAYPVARICRVLRISRSGFYEARQRRLKPKPVCSVAAQLKAAFVSNEHCYGSRRLVKALRDTGVSVGRNKVRRLMKQQDLRPIWKRKFVHTTDSNHNFPVAENLLNRQFNPERINQSWVADITYIRTRSGWLYLAAVMDLYSRKIVGWAMAPHMRAELVCSAMQLAIAQRQPEPGLIAHSDRGSQYAGTDYQDLLTRHGMRCSMSRKGNCWDNAVMERFFLNLKMERVWRKDYANHGEAIKDITDYIVRFYNGRRIHSSLGYLPPNQYERQAA, from the exons ATGACTAAGAAATACAGAAAATTCGACGCCGAGTTCAAGCTGAAGGTCTGCAAGATGATTGTTGATCAAGGTCTGAGCGTGAACTCGGTTTGTACCGATTTAGGCCTGAGCGACACCGCCGTGCGCCGCTGGGTTCAGCAGTATCAAACCGAGCAGTCGGGCGGTACGGGGATTGGCAAACCATTGACCAGCGACCAGCAGCGTATTCGCCAGCTTGAACAGCAAGTCCGCGAACTGAAGACGGATAATGACATAT TTAAAAAAAGCTACGGCCTTCTTTGCCCGCGAGTTGAAGTGATCCACCAGTTGGTTCACCAAATTCAATGCAAGGCCTACCCGGTGGCGCGTATCTGCCGGGTGTTGCGGATCAGTCGTTCGGGGTTTTACGAAGCTCGTCAGAGGCGTTTGAAGCCAAAACCTGTGTGCTCGGTTGCCGCTCAGCTCAAGGCTGCCTTCGTGTCCAATGAACACTGTTATGGCAGTCGTCGTTTGGTGAAAGCGCTGCGTGACACTGGCGTCTCCGTTGGACGGAACAAGGTCCGCCGCCTGATGAAACAACAGGATTTGCGCCCGATCTGGAAGCGCAAGTTCGTTCATACCACTGACAGCAATCACAATTTTCCGGTGGCTGAGAACCTGCTCAATCGCCAGTTCAATCCCGAGCGCATCAACCAGTCGTGGGTCGCTGACATCACCTACATCCGTACCCGCAGCGGCTGGTTGTACCTGGCGGCCGTCATGGACCTGTACTCACGCAAAATCGTGGGCTGGGCCATGGCACCCCACATGCGGGCAGAGTTGGTATGCAGTGCGATGCAACTGGCCATCGCGCAGAGGCAACCTGAACCGGGCCTGATCGCACACTCGGATCGAGGCAGCCAGTATGCCGGTACGGATTACCAGGACTTGCTGACGCGACATGGAATGCGTTGCAGCATGAGTCGCAAGGGCAACTGCTGGGACAATGCGGTCATGGAGCGCTTCTTCTTGAATCTGAAGATGGAGCGTGTTTGGCGCAAGGATTACGCCAACCATGGCGAAGCGATCAAGGACATCACGGACTACATCGTGCGGTTCTACAACGGAAGGCGAATCCATTCATCCTTGGGCTATTTACCGCCCAATCAGTATGAGCGGCAAGCAGCCTGA
- a CDS encoding NAD(P)/FAD-dependent oxidoreductase: MKQHILVVGAGFGGLWSALSAARLLDQHDRNDVQITVLAPQAELRIRPRFYEPDVHTMKAPLDDLFNAVGVNFVQGSAESVDADLKQVGYRNASGAHGTLNYDRLVLAAGSQLMRADFKGVVEHAFDVDEIEQATRLEAHIKSLGNLPDSPARNTVVVAGGGFTGIETATEMPARLRAALGEQANIRVIVVDRAPEIGASLGVGIRPSLIEASAHLGIEWILNASVDSVDAGGLTLSDGQRIESKTVIWTVGFRASPLTEHVPGTRDRQGRLHVDGNLKVLGQDHIFAAGDVAYAATDTVGNYAAMSCQHAIALGRYAGNNVAADLLGVTPMPYSQPKYVTCLDLGAWGAVYTEGWDRQLKLVGQEAKSLKNQINSIWIYPPAADRAAALASADPSIPVA; this comes from the coding sequence ATGAAACAGCATATTCTGGTAGTTGGCGCAGGTTTCGGCGGGTTGTGGAGCGCTTTGAGCGCGGCCCGTCTGTTAGACCAGCATGATCGCAACGATGTGCAGATTACTGTCCTGGCGCCCCAGGCGGAACTGCGGATCCGGCCGCGTTTCTACGAGCCGGACGTCCATACGATGAAGGCCCCGCTGGACGATCTGTTCAACGCGGTCGGGGTGAATTTCGTGCAGGGCTCGGCCGAGAGCGTCGATGCCGATCTCAAGCAAGTGGGCTATCGCAACGCCTCCGGTGCCCATGGCACGCTGAACTATGATCGCTTGGTGCTCGCCGCCGGCAGCCAATTGATGCGCGCTGACTTCAAGGGTGTGGTCGAACATGCCTTCGACGTCGATGAAATCGAACAGGCAACCCGCCTCGAAGCTCACATCAAGTCCCTCGGCAACCTGCCGGACAGCCCAGCCCGCAACACCGTAGTGGTGGCCGGCGGTGGCTTTACCGGGATCGAAACCGCAACCGAGATGCCCGCCCGCCTGCGTGCCGCCCTGGGCGAACAGGCCAATATCCGCGTCATCGTCGTCGACCGCGCACCAGAGATCGGTGCTTCCCTGGGCGTAGGCATCCGCCCTTCCCTGATCGAAGCATCCGCTCACCTGGGCATCGAATGGATCCTCAACGCCTCGGTCGATTCGGTGGACGCCGGTGGCCTGACTCTGTCGGACGGCCAGCGCATCGAGTCGAAGACCGTGATCTGGACCGTGGGTTTCCGCGCCAGCCCATTGACCGAACACGTACCCGGCACCCGCGATCGCCAGGGCCGCTTGCACGTCGACGGCAATCTGAAGGTATTGGGCCAGGACCACATCTTCGCCGCCGGTGACGTGGCCTATGCCGCCACCGACACCGTGGGCAACTATGCGGCGATGTCCTGCCAGCACGCCATCGCCCTGGGGCGCTACGCCGGCAACAACGTCGCCGCCGACCTGCTGGGCGTGACACCGATGCCCTACAGCCAGCCCAAGTACGTGACCTGCCTGGACCTGGGCGCCTGGGGCGCGGTGTACACCGAAGGTTGGGATCGCCAGCTCAAACTGGTGGGCCAGGAAGCCAAGAGCCTCAAGAACCAGATCAACTCGATCTGGATCTACCCGCCTGCCGCCGACCGCGCAGCAGCCCTGGCATCGGCGGACCCATCGATTCCGGTGGCGTGA
- a CDS encoding LacI family DNA-binding transcriptional regulator → MSEQPRRKLRPTMADVAREAGVSLSTVDRVLNLRADVRADTAQRIAAAAARLGFHAKGVIEQRLHTDRPTLRLGFLLQKSGVPFYQGLAHALSNAAATCTRARIRVVIGYLDDLDPVTVAQRILALRDQVDGLGVVAVDHPKVRDAVAQLREADVAVVALLSALSGTTGTGYAGLDNRLAGRTAGWFISRLADRPGTAAVMLSSQRFQCQELRELSFRSYLAEHSSEWELLASRLTLEDDEFAYGNTLDLLTAEPDLVGLYVAGGGIGGMLRALRDLKDRQLRLPVVVCHELTPLTRDALKTGLVQAVLSHPVVTLADQAVDALVEALTVSPSEAALSRVVSLQIDVPESV, encoded by the coding sequence ATGTCAGAACAGCCACGACGCAAATTGCGCCCGACCATGGCCGACGTCGCCCGTGAAGCCGGGGTCAGCCTGTCGACAGTGGACCGGGTGCTGAACCTGCGCGCCGATGTGCGGGCCGACACTGCCCAGCGCATTGCCGCGGCCGCCGCACGCTTGGGTTTCCACGCCAAGGGTGTTATCGAACAGCGGCTGCACACGGATCGTCCCACCTTGCGCCTGGGGTTCCTGTTGCAGAAAAGCGGTGTGCCTTTTTATCAAGGCCTGGCGCACGCGCTGTCGAATGCCGCCGCCACCTGCACGCGAGCGCGGATTCGTGTGGTCATTGGTTATCTGGATGACCTCGACCCGGTCACGGTGGCGCAGCGCATCCTGGCGTTGCGTGATCAGGTGGATGGCCTGGGGGTGGTGGCGGTGGACCATCCCAAGGTGCGAGATGCGGTTGCGCAGTTGCGCGAAGCCGATGTTGCGGTCGTGGCGCTGTTGTCCGCGTTATCCGGTACGACGGGTACAGGTTATGCGGGGCTCGACAATCGACTCGCGGGGCGCACGGCCGGCTGGTTCATCAGCCGTCTGGCCGATCGGCCCGGGACTGCGGCGGTGATGCTCAGCAGTCAACGTTTCCAATGCCAGGAGCTGCGTGAACTGAGCTTCCGTAGCTATCTGGCGGAGCATTCCAGCGAATGGGAGCTGCTCGCCTCGCGCCTGACCCTGGAAGACGATGAATTCGCTTACGGCAACACCCTCGATCTGCTCACGGCAGAACCTGATCTTGTCGGCCTGTACGTGGCGGGAGGCGGTATCGGCGGGATGTTGCGAGCCTTGCGTGACCTGAAGGATCGTCAACTTCGACTGCCGGTGGTGGTGTGCCATGAACTGACTCCGCTGACGCGCGACGCATTGAAGACCGGGCTGGTGCAGGCGGTGCTGTCTCATCCTGTCGTTACGCTGGCGGACCAGGCTGTCGATGCACTGGTCGAAGCGCTCACGGTATCTCCATCGGAGGCAGCGCTGAGCCGGGTGGTGTCGCTGCAGATTGACGTGCCGGAGAGTGTCTGA
- a CDS encoding sugar phosphate isomerase/epimerase family protein, with translation MKIALDPYMHRHLSLPELCRKTAELGYEYLELSPREDFLPWWVRPRAHKERIAEFKKALREHDLQLASLLPMYRWASPHEDERRAAVNYWKEAIHIAVEMGCTTMNSEFGRGPSPDRGHKVSCCGGLHSHESSEAAWWRSMEELVPILEAEGVTLNVEPHPEDWCETLHPALDMLKTIGSDNVKFLYCTPHTFYFGDDMKAMIAEAGSMIAHVHIADTYNHKASSGLRYIVNPPGAKVTVHQHMDMHQGEIDWDLFFSELAKTGFDGIVTACVFGWEERADESGRFMRKEIQSYVDKYFY, from the coding sequence ATGAAAATCGCCCTCGACCCCTACATGCACCGCCATCTGAGTTTGCCCGAGCTATGCCGCAAGACCGCCGAACTCGGCTACGAGTACCTGGAGCTGTCACCGCGCGAGGACTTCCTGCCCTGGTGGGTGCGTCCTCGTGCCCACAAGGAACGTATCGCCGAGTTCAAGAAAGCCCTGCGCGAGCACGATCTGCAACTGGCCTCGTTGCTGCCGATGTACCGCTGGGCCAGCCCTCACGAAGACGAGCGCCGTGCGGCGGTGAACTACTGGAAGGAGGCGATTCACATCGCCGTGGAGATGGGCTGCACCACGATGAACTCGGAGTTCGGTCGCGGGCCTTCTCCCGACCGCGGACACAAGGTCAGTTGCTGCGGCGGGCTGCACAGCCATGAATCCAGCGAAGCGGCCTGGTGGCGTTCGATGGAAGAGCTGGTGCCGATCCTCGAAGCCGAGGGGGTCACCCTGAACGTCGAACCCCACCCGGAGGACTGGTGCGAAACCCTGCACCCGGCCCTAGACATGCTCAAGACCATCGGCTCGGACAACGTGAAGTTTCTGTACTGCACGCCGCACACCTTCTATTTCGGCGACGACATGAAAGCCATGATCGCCGAGGCAGGGTCAATGATCGCCCACGTGCACATTGCCGACACCTATAACCACAAGGCCTCGTCGGGCCTGCGCTACATCGTCAACCCGCCCGGGGCGAAAGTCACCGTGCATCAGCACATGGACATGCATCAGGGCGAGATCGACTGGGACCTGTTCTTCAGTGAACTGGCCAAGACCGGCTTCGACGGCATCGTCACCGCCTGCGTGTTCGGCTGGGAAGAACGGGCGGACGAATCCGGTCGGTTCATGCGCAAGGAAATCCAGTCTTACGTCGACAAGTACTTCTACTAG
- a CDS encoding NADPH-dependent FMN reductase, with amino-acid sequence MTSTINLLGLSGSLRQQSAHTAILNTVAERLAGPVRLTLHGLENIPPYNEDHDGVHAPAAVVGLRAAVAQADGILIGSPEYNHGMSGVLKNALDWLSRPHGKSVLTGRPVLCFTASPAFTGGVRAHQQLNETLWAIQAAMVTYPQIVIGGVAAKIAHGRLVDTAACTFLMDGVGALIEQAGQA; translated from the coding sequence ATGACCTCGACGATCAATCTCCTCGGCCTGTCGGGCAGCCTGCGTCAGCAGTCGGCCCATACGGCGATCCTGAACACGGTGGCCGAACGGCTGGCCGGACCGGTTCGACTGACGCTTCATGGGCTGGAAAACATCCCGCCCTACAACGAGGACCACGACGGCGTGCACGCCCCAGCGGCGGTGGTCGGCCTGCGCGCGGCCGTGGCCCAGGCCGACGGAATCCTGATCGGTTCACCGGAATACAATCACGGGATGTCAGGCGTGCTGAAGAATGCTCTGGACTGGTTGTCGCGCCCGCACGGGAAGTCGGTCCTGACAGGGCGACCGGTATTGTGTTTCACCGCTTCGCCCGCGTTTACCGGCGGGGTACGGGCGCATCAGCAACTCAATGAAACGCTTTGGGCGATCCAGGCGGCGATGGTGACCTACCCGCAGATTGTCATCGGCGGGGTGGCCGCAAAGATAGCGCACGGGCGCCTGGTAGATACTGCCGCCTGCACGTTCCTGATGGACGGGGTCGGTGCGTTGATCGAGCAGGCGGGGCAGGCCTAG
- a CDS encoding efflux RND transporter permease subunit, with product MNSFTRSAEHQPDLASAPFDPASGTLVERMLFNHRGIVLGICVLLSLVFGYQALGLKLNAAFEKMIPTDHPYVQNYLKNRGQLGEGGNTLRIAIEARQGGIFDATYLETVKKINDEVFLLPGVDRSYMKSLWTPATRWIGVTEEGFDGGPVIPDDYDGSARSLEQVRQNVERSGEVGRLVAANFKSSIVLLPLQESASEDGKPLDYNALSNQLEQIRGKYETENIRIHITGFAKVVGDLIDGMRQMQLFFAATLVICGLVLFWYTRCARSTVLVLLCSIIAVVWLLGLLPTLGFDLDPYSILVPFLVFAIGLSHGAQKMNGIMQDIGRGADKRVAARFTFRRLFLTGLMALVADAVGFAVLMIIKIPVIQDLAVTATLGVLALIFTNLILLPILLSYTGVSKVAARREAANEQFSRLEAGHARHPLWAFLDRFTERKWAGGAIIVAVLLGAAGFAISLHVKIGDLNPGAPELRPESRYNTDNRFMVSNFSASSDKYVVMVKTPQYYCANYQTLVSVDALEAQLQQLPGVVSTTSLAALSKQAAAGMNEGSMTWYEIPRNQGLLNAIITRAPRELFNQNCDLLTVYVYLSDHKADTLTRVVQAVEQFAATHDSDQIQFLNAAGNAGIEAATNIVVKRSNVQMLFMVYAAVIALCFITFRSWRAVVCTVLPLMLTSVLCEALMVGLNIGVKVATLPVIALGVGIGVDYALYILSVTLTHLRSGASLSSAYYLALLSTGKVVVMTGITLGVAVTTWVLSPIKFQADMGILLGFMFVWNMVGALILVPALAHFLLKPKPQTVSL from the coding sequence ATGAACAGCTTTACTCGCTCTGCCGAACATCAGCCCGATCTTGCATCGGCACCGTTCGACCCCGCTTCCGGCACCCTGGTCGAACGGATGTTGTTCAATCATCGCGGCATCGTCCTGGGCATCTGTGTGCTGCTCAGCCTGGTGTTCGGTTATCAGGCGCTGGGCCTGAAACTCAATGCTGCCTTCGAAAAAATGATCCCCACGGATCACCCCTATGTGCAGAACTACCTGAAGAATCGTGGCCAACTGGGGGAGGGTGGCAACACCCTGCGGATCGCGATCGAGGCCCGGCAAGGCGGTATTTTCGATGCCACCTACCTGGAGACGGTCAAGAAGATCAACGACGAGGTATTCCTGCTGCCGGGTGTCGATCGCTCCTATATGAAATCCCTGTGGACCCCGGCGACACGCTGGATCGGAGTGACCGAGGAAGGCTTCGACGGCGGGCCGGTGATTCCCGACGATTACGACGGCTCGGCCCGCAGCCTCGAGCAGGTGCGGCAGAACGTCGAAAGATCGGGTGAAGTCGGTCGGCTGGTGGCTGCCAATTTCAAGTCCAGCATCGTGCTGTTGCCGTTGCAGGAAAGTGCTTCGGAGGACGGCAAGCCTCTGGATTACAACGCACTGTCCAATCAGCTTGAACAGATCCGCGGCAAATACGAAACCGAGAACATCCGGATCCACATCACCGGTTTCGCCAAGGTCGTGGGCGACCTGATCGATGGCATGCGCCAGATGCAGCTGTTCTTCGCCGCGACGCTGGTGATCTGCGGGCTTGTGCTGTTCTGGTACACCCGCTGCGCACGCAGCACGGTGCTGGTGTTGTTGTGTTCGATCATTGCCGTGGTCTGGCTGCTGGGCTTGCTGCCCACCCTGGGGTTTGACCTGGACCCGTATTCGATCCTGGTCCCGTTCCTGGTGTTCGCCATTGGCTTGAGCCACGGCGCGCAGAAGATGAACGGCATCATGCAGGACATCGGACGCGGTGCGGACAAACGAGTTGCGGCACGTTTTACCTTCCGCCGGCTGTTCCTGACCGGGTTGATGGCGCTGGTCGCCGACGCGGTGGGGTTTGCGGTGCTGATGATCATCAAGATCCCGGTGATCCAGGACCTGGCCGTCACTGCAACCCTCGGTGTGCTGGCGCTGATCTTCACCAATCTGATTCTGTTGCCGATCCTGCTGTCGTACACCGGCGTCAGCAAGGTGGCGGCCCGGCGGGAAGCGGCCAATGAGCAGTTTTCCAGGCTGGAGGCCGGTCACGCCCGGCATCCGCTCTGGGCCTTCCTGGACCGTTTCACCGAGCGTAAATGGGCCGGTGGCGCGATCATCGTCGCGGTGCTGCTGGGGGCGGCGGGCTTTGCCATCAGCCTCCATGTCAAGATCGGCGACCTGAACCCCGGCGCGCCGGAGCTGCGTCCCGAGTCGCGCTACAACACCGACAACCGCTTCATGGTCAGCAACTTTTCCGCCAGCAGTGACAAGTATGTGGTGATGGTCAAAACGCCCCAGTACTACTGCGCCAACTACCAGACCCTGGTGTCGGTCGACGCATTGGAAGCGCAGCTCCAGCAATTGCCGGGGGTGGTGTCCACCACCTCCCTGGCAGCCCTCAGCAAGCAGGCTGCCGCCGGCATGAACGAAGGCAGCATGACCTGGTACGAGATACCGCGTAACCAGGGGCTGTTGAACGCGATCATCACCCGTGCGCCACGGGAACTGTTCAACCAGAACTGTGACCTGCTGACGGTGTATGTCTATCTCTCCGATCACAAGGCCGACACCCTGACCCGCGTGGTACAGGCCGTCGAGCAGTTCGCGGCGACCCATGACAGCGATCAGATCCAGTTCCTGAATGCGGCAGGTAATGCCGGGATCGAGGCCGCCACCAATATCGTCGTGAAGCGTTCGAACGTGCAGATGCTGTTCATGGTGTATGCGGCGGTCATTGCCCTTTGCTTCATCACGTTCAGGTCCTGGCGTGCCGTGGTGTGTACCGTGCTGCCGTTGATGCTGACGTCGGTGCTGTGTGAGGCCCTGATGGTCGGGCTCAACATCGGCGTCAAAGTCGCGACCCTGCCGGTGATTGCCTTGGGTGTGGGCATCGGCGTGGACTATGCGCTGTACATTCTGAGTGTGACACTCACACACCTGCGCAGCGGCGCCAGCCTGTCGAGCGCCTATTACCTGGCGCTGCTGTCGACCGGCAAGGTCGTGGTGATGACCGGGATCACCCTGGGCGTGGCCGTGACCACCTGGGTACTGTCGCCGATCAAATTCCAGGCCGACATGGGCATCCTGCTGGGCTTCATGTTCGTCTGGAACATGGTGGGGGCGCTGATCCTGGTACCCGCGCTGGCCCATTTCCTTCTCAAACCCAAACCGCAGACGGTGAGCCTCTAG
- a CDS encoding WD40/YVTN/BNR-like repeat-containing protein produces the protein MRTSYTRPLTAFIAGAWVATMLYGTSAVAQTSGLPEQPAIHSAMATQSVMLSVARAGQRLVAVGERGFILVSDDNGGHWKQVGSPVSMTLVKVRFIDANLGWAVGHAGAVLHSRDGGLTWEKQLDGVQAARIELDQTSSETGDGAAEHLEQARQLVEEGPDKPFLDVLFQDARHGWVVGAYGLAFVTHDGGASWQSIRSSLDNPSGLHLYSIEQAGADVFIAGEQGVLLRSSDKGQTFEPLTSPYEGTVFGLQASAKHSLLMFGLRGKAFESTDRGETWQRLDTLEPVTLTSGLRLEDGSVLLADESGRVLRFADGHDKAVTVPIPQPGYFTGMAQAANGELIISSSRGMLSSAIQVEPSEPRQ, from the coding sequence ATGCGTACTTCATATACACGTCCCTTGACGGCATTCATTGCCGGTGCGTGGGTGGCGACGATGCTCTACGGCACGTCGGCCGTGGCGCAGACCAGTGGGTTGCCCGAGCAGCCGGCGATCCACAGTGCAATGGCCACGCAATCGGTCATGCTCAGCGTTGCCCGCGCAGGGCAGCGCCTGGTGGCGGTAGGCGAGCGCGGTTTCATTCTCGTCTCCGATGACAACGGTGGCCACTGGAAGCAGGTCGGTTCTCCGGTCAGCATGACACTGGTCAAGGTCCGCTTCATCGATGCCAATCTCGGTTGGGCGGTGGGGCATGCCGGCGCGGTCCTGCATAGCCGCGATGGCGGCCTGACGTGGGAGAAACAGCTCGACGGTGTCCAGGCAGCCCGGATAGAGCTGGACCAGACCTCCAGCGAAACCGGTGACGGCGCTGCGGAGCATCTGGAACAGGCCCGACAACTGGTGGAAGAGGGCCCGGACAAACCCTTTCTCGACGTACTGTTCCAGGACGCCCGTCATGGCTGGGTGGTGGGTGCTTATGGCCTGGCTTTTGTCACCCATGACGGCGGGGCCAGTTGGCAGTCGATCCGCTCCAGCCTCGACAACCCTTCCGGCCTGCATCTCTACAGCATTGAGCAGGCCGGGGCGGATGTCTTTATCGCCGGTGAGCAAGGGGTCCTGTTGCGCTCCAGCGATAAGGGCCAGACCTTCGAGCCGCTGACCTCACCCTATGAGGGCACCGTCTTCGGGCTGCAGGCCAGCGCGAAGCACTCGCTGCTGATGTTCGGCCTGCGGGGCAAGGCGTTTGAATCGACGGATCGCGGCGAGACCTGGCAGCGTCTCGACACCCTGGAGCCGGTGACACTGACCAGCGGCCTACGGCTGGAGGATGGTTCGGTTCTGTTGGCGGACGAATCGGGCAGGGTGCTGCGCTTTGCCGACGGCCATGACAAGGCGGTCACTGTGCCGATACCTCAACCGGGTTACTTCACCGGCATGGCGCAAGCAGCGAATGGTGAACTCATCATCAGCAGTTCGCGGGGCATGCTGTCGTCAGCTATCCAAGTGGAACCGTCGGAGCCACGACAATGA
- a CDS encoding DUF1329 domain-containing protein, whose protein sequence is MTKTKLLLLSTLSISLSIGTASAAVSPDEAAKLKTTLTPMGAEKAGNADGSIPAWTGGLTKDVAGAKFGDVPADPFPGEKPLLQITAKNAAQYADKLSEGTKALLAKYPDTFHLDVYPTHRSAAAPDSVYQNTFANATRCKTTSNGLSVEGCYGGIPFPIPKTGNEVIWNFLLRVEAESIQMGYSNIIGNSDGTRTLASRGVENWQYPYYYKDGAVDKWSGEYALLRFLTSEPPFKAGESLVTHDGINAEEPRQAWQYLVGQRRVRRAPTVGYDTPDFVASGANYFDEVHGFIGHPDRYDWKLVGKKELYIPYNDNKFHAEKRDDVFVANHLNPDKLRWELHRVWELEATVAPGKRHAVPKRRFFIDEDSWTIALVDGYDAEGKLWRVSQVLPFVVPTIPAVVVKPVVIYNLQAKTYSVVQGLNGETYSVIARKPENFFTGTAVASGSVR, encoded by the coding sequence ATGACAAAAACAAAATTGCTGTTGCTGTCCACGCTGTCGATCTCCCTGTCCATCGGTACCGCATCGGCGGCGGTGAGCCCTGACGAGGCGGCGAAACTCAAGACCACCCTGACGCCCATGGGCGCCGAAAAAGCCGGGAATGCCGACGGCTCCATCCCGGCCTGGACCGGCGGTTTGACCAAGGACGTCGCCGGTGCCAAGTTCGGTGATGTACCGGCCGATCCGTTCCCAGGCGAAAAGCCGCTGTTGCAGATCACGGCAAAGAACGCTGCCCAATACGCGGACAAGCTGAGCGAGGGCACCAAGGCCCTGCTGGCCAAGTACCCCGATACCTTCCATCTCGATGTCTACCCGACCCACCGCAGCGCGGCGGCGCCGGACAGCGTCTATCAGAACACCTTCGCCAACGCCACTCGCTGCAAGACCACCAGCAATGGCTTGTCCGTCGAAGGTTGCTACGGCGGTATCCCGTTCCCGATACCGAAGACCGGCAACGAGGTGATCTGGAATTTCCTGCTGCGGGTCGAAGCCGAATCCATTCAGATGGGCTACTCCAACATCATTGGCAACAGCGACGGAACCCGGACGTTGGCCAGCCGAGGCGTGGAGAACTGGCAGTACCCGTATTACTACAAGGACGGTGCCGTGGATAAATGGTCGGGGGAGTATGCATTGTTGCGTTTCCTGACCAGCGAACCACCGTTCAAGGCCGGTGAGTCGCTGGTGACTCACGATGGCATCAACGCCGAGGAACCCCGGCAGGCCTGGCAGTACCTGGTGGGCCAGCGTCGCGTGCGCCGTGCGCCGACCGTCGGCTACGACACACCGGACTTCGTGGCGTCGGGGGCCAACTATTTCGATGAGGTACACGGTTTCATCGGTCACCCGGATCGTTACGACTGGAAACTGGTTGGCAAGAAAGAGCTGTACATCCCGTACAACGACAACAAGTTCCACGCCGAGAAACGCGACGACGTCTTCGTCGCCAACCACCTCAATCCGGACAAATTGCGCTGGGAACTGCACCGGGTCTGGGAGCTGGAAGCCACTGTTGCCCCGGGCAAGCGCCATGCGGTGCCCAAGCGTCGATTCTTCATTGACGAAGACAGCTGGACGATTGCCCTGGTGGATGGCTACGACGCCGAAGGCAAGTTGTGGCGGGTGTCCCAGGTGTTGCCGTTCGTGGTACCGACCATCCCCGCAGTGGTGGTCAAGCCGGTGGTCATCTACAACCTCCAGGCCAAGACCTACAGCGTGGTGCAGGGCCTGAACGGAGAAACCTACAGCGTTATTGCGCGCAAGCCGGAAAACTTCTTCACCGGCACGGCAGTGGCATCCGGATCGGTTCGCTGA